The DNA region AGTGTCAGCAGATTTCCGGTCGCATAGATGGGGGTGCGCACAATTAGGCTGTCACCAACTTGCTCAAACTGGGTTTGATTCAGACTGGCAATATCCTGCTGATAACGCATCAACTCAAAATCTTTATGGTAATGCGAAGTAACAAACAGCTGGTTGTCGGCATCAAAAATGGCAATGGATTGCACTAGCGTTGATTTATTCAGTTGCGCTGCTGCTAGCAATCTTTTGGCCGCTTCGCGGTTATTGCTCATCAGACTGGCTTCCCCGGCAATCGCTAACGGTTCAATGATATTGCTGCCTTGTTCCCGTAGCGTATCTTCCAGCTCATAAAAACGATTTATGGTAAAATAAGCCCCCAGCAGGATACCCACCAGTATTGTCGGTGCCAACGCCAGCACCAGCACCCAGGAGCGCAGGCTGTATTTGGTCATATAGTTGGTACTTTTCATCGACAAAGGCTATTCCGCAACAGAGTTAAACGACACTAGACTGCCAGATTTGGCGTCACTTTTACCAGTATTTTTATTGCCCAAGAGAGCTGCATGGCACAATTTTTAAAGCAAAACCAAAAACATCGGCAATGAGTCAACAAAAGATCCAAGTGACAGCCAATACGCTGGATCATCTTGGCGCTGGCGTGGCCCAGTTTAACGGCAAGGTGTTGTTTGTTCCTGGATTATTGCCAGGTGAAAGCGCCGATGTAAAAGTGATCGAAGACAAAAAGCAATATGCCAGGGCGCAACTGCTGAAGCTACAGCAGGTTTCTGCCCATAGATGCGAGGCGGCATGCGCATATTATGGCAGTTGTGGCGGCTGTGATTTACAGCATTTGCAGATAACGGAGCAGCGCCAATATAAGCAGCAGGTGTTACGAGAGCTGTTCAGTAAATTTTCCGATATTGCTGAATTACCGCCCATAGAAGTGTTAAGTGATGCTCCTTTGGCATATCGGCGCAAGGCGCGGTTAGCCACTTGGTACGATAAAGCCAATAAGCGCTTTTTCTTGGGTTTCCGTGCCAAAGAAAGCAGTAAAGTGATTGCCATCACCGAATGTCCGGTGTTGCAGCCCGCATTATCCGCATTGATAAAACCGTTAGCCGCAGCATTGGCGCAGTTGCAGGGGTTGCTAGTTTAGGTCATGTGGAGTTAATCGCTGCCGATAGCGGCGTGCTGGTGGTGCTGCGTATAACCAAAGAATTATCGGATAAAGACCGGCAGCGCTTGCTAAGCTTGGCTGAAAATCTTGACTGTCAGCTCGTATTACAAAGCGCTGAAGATGAATATGAGTATCTTCGCGGCGCTCAGCCTTTCTATCAATTTACACAGCTAAATCCGCCGCTGACGCTGCACTTTAACCCAGGTAATTTTATTCAGGTGAATGGCGGCGTGAACCGCCTGATGCTGGCCAAAGCGCTCGAATGGTTAGCCCCTAAAGCGGGTGAACATATTCTGGATCTGTTTTGTGGTATGGGGAATTTCAGCTTGCCATTGGCGGCCTCTGGCGCGCAGGTTACCGGTGTGGAAGGTGTGCAACAACTGGTGCAGCAGGCAAGCAGTAATGCTGCCGCCGCTGGACTGCCTAATTGCCAATTTTTCTGTGCTGATCTAAATGGTGAACTGCACGGTCAACCGTGGTTACAAGCGGTTGATAAACTGTTGTTGGATCCGAGCCGTGCTGGTGCCTGGGAGTTGTTATCGCAGCTACCCTTGCTGGCTCCCCGTGCATTGGTTTATGTGTCCTGTAATCCAGCCAATCTGGCGCGTGATAGCGCCAAGCTGGTAGCGCACGGCTATCAACTGCACAAACTGGCATTGCTGGATATGTTCCCTCAGACGCATCATATTGAAGCTATCGCCTTGTTTACGCACAAATAAACGACAGCTTTACAGCTAATTTGCCAAAAAGCGCTACAAGGGATTTGACTTCCTGTAAGCAATACCCAAGATAGAGAGTCTTGACGCGTCTGTTTATCAGGCCAACAAAAGGAAGCAAAGATGGTATCTGTTCGCGAAGCGCATTTTCAGGATCCGGACTTTACGTTGGACGACTGGGTAAAACGCCATGTCGCCCAACCCGAGGACGCTCAAAAGCTGTTGGTGTTATTCCAGCAGGTGGAGAGTTTGCCACTCGGTAAGTGTCGCATCCCGCTGACAGAGCTACAGGCCAAGTCGCGGGAGCTGATTGAGATCCTCGCACCGCTGAACATGGATATTGATACCTTGTTGGCATCGGTCTTATTTGTCTACTTTGAGGCCGGCTTACTCAACGATGTGTATTTACAGGAACAATGTTCTACAGGGTTGGCAGCGCTGGTTCGCAGTGTAAAAACCATGGATGCTATTGGCTATCTGCAACTGAATCATGATAGCCGAACCGCCGAATCGCAGATTGATAATATCCGTAAAATGCTGCTAGCAATGGTCGAAGATGTGCGGGCAGTGGTGATCAAACTGGCCGAACGGGTGTATTTGCTACGGCAGGTAAAAGGCGCTGACGAAGAAACTCGGGTGTTACTGGCACGGGAAATTGCCGACATTTACGCGCCTTTAGCAAACCGCTTAGGGATCGGCCAGCTCAAATGGGAACTGGAAGATCTGTCTTTTCGCTATCTGCATCCCGATACCTACAAAGAGATTGCCCGGCAACTGGATGGCAAACGGCTGGATCGCGAAGTCTACATTGATAATTTTGTGGCGCAGTTGCAGCAGAAGCTGGATACCGAGCAGATCCGCGCTAAAGTTTATGGTCGCCCGAAGCACATCTATTCTATCTGGCGCAAGATGCGCGGTAAGCATCTGAAATTTGATGAATTATTTGATGTGCGCGCCGTGCGAGTCGTCACCGAGCGTTTACAGGATTGCTACGGTGCCCTCGGTGTAGTGCATACCCTGTGGCATCATATCCCGCGCGAATTTGACGATTACATTGCCAACCCCAAGCCTAACGGCTATCAGTCAATTCATACCGTTGTGGTTGGGCCAGAAGGCAAAACCGTGGAAATCCAGATCCGAACTCAACAGATGCACGAAGATGCTGAACTGGGGGTGGCGGCTCACTGGAAGTACAAAGAAGGTACTGCCGGAAAACAGACCGGTTATGAAGAAAAAATCAACTGGCTGCGTAAAATCTTGCAGTGGCAAGAAGATGTGGCCGAAAGTGGCAACTTGGTTGAAGAGATCCGTTCCCAAGTATTTGAAGACCGGGTTTATGTGTTTACCCCCACCGGCGAAGTGGTGGATTTGCCCGGTGGTTCAACGGTGCTCGACTTTGCCTATTATATCCACTCGCAAATTGGCCATCGTTGTATCGGTGCCAAAGTTGATGGCCGTATCGTGCCGTTTACCTATCAGGTGCAAACCGGTGAACGGGTAGAGATCATCACCTCTAAAACGCCGAATCCTAAACGTGACTGGCTTAACCCTAACCTTGGTTATATCAAGACTTCGCGCGCCAGAAGCAAAATTTTGCACTGGTTGAAGCAACAAGATCGCGACAAGAATCTGGCTGCCGGCCGCGAAATGCTGGAAGCGGAACTGGCGCGTATTGGCCTCGCGATTAAAGATGCCACTGTTGCTGTTGAACGCTTTAATCTGGGCAACATGGAGGATTTACTGGCGGCCATTGGCGGCGGCGATGTCCGGCTGAATCAGGTGGTGAACTATATTCAGGGGCAGTTCCGGCAAGAGGTGCCATCAGCCGAGGATGCCATTGAAGATTTGGTTAAAAAAGGTGGCCAGAAAGTCACCGCTGGCGGCAAGGATCGGATTGAAGTCAATGGCGTTGGTAACCTGATGAGCCATCTGGCCCGTTGTTGCCAGCCGGTTCCTGGAGATGAGATTTTTGGTTTTATCACCAAAGGTCGCGGCATCTCAGTGCATCGTGCTGATTGCGAACAAGTAAAAGAGCTGATGCGGGCACACCCAGAGCGGGTGGTTGATGTCGTGTGGGGTGAAAATTACTCCGGTGGTTATAAAGTGCGGTTGCGGGTACTGGCCAATGATCGTACCGGATTGCTGCGTGACTTGACGTCAGTATTGGCCGCTGAAAAGTCCAATGTGTTGGCGATGAACACCTCATCGGATGTGAAAACCCAGACTGCTACCATCGAATTAGAAATGGAACTCTACAACGTCGAAGGGTTGTCGCGGGTGATTTCGAAACTCAATCTCGTCGATGGCGTATTGGAAGCGCGGCGTCTGTAAATGCCAGTAAGATGAAGACCCAATTTTGAGGTAGTAACGGTTGTGAGTAAGCCTGATATTGAACGCCTGTTAGACATAATGGCACAACTGCGCGATCCCCAGCGCGGATGTCCTTGGGATAAAACACAGACCTTTACCTCTATTATTCCGTTCACTTTGGAGGAAGCCTACGAAGTTGCTGATGCCATTGAGCGGGAAGATTGGCAGGAACTGCCCAGCGAATTAGGCGACTTGTTGTTCCAAATCGTGTTTTATGCGCAATTGGGCAAAGAGCAACAGCAGTTTGATTTCTCGACTGTGGTTGAACGGATCTGTGACAAGCTGCTGCATCGGCATCCCCATGTGTTTGCCAATGCGGCGATTGAGGATCTGCACGAAAATTGGGAAAACCTCAAAGCGGGCGAACGGCAAGCGCGGCAGTTGGATTCCATTCTGGATGATATTCCTAATGCCCTACCGGCATTAACACGCGCCGCGAAAATCCAAAAGCGGGTTGCGCGAGTGGGCTTTGACTGGGGCGAACTGCCGCCAGTGGTCGATAAAGTACGTGAAGAACTGGACGAGGTGTTGGAAGAAGCCCTGTTATCACCGCAAAATCCGGCAAGATTACAAGAAGAAATGGGCGATTTGCTATTCGCAACGGTTAATCTGGCACGGCATCTGGGGGTAAATCCAGAAGAAGCTTTGCGGCAGGCCAACCATAAGTTCGAGCGGCGTTTTCGTGGTGTAGAACAATGCGTGCAAACATCAGGAAAATCCTTTAAAGAGCATAGTTTGACCTCGTTGGACCAGTTTTGGGAACAGGTGAAACAGCAAGAACGACGCTGAGTCCGCTTCAATTAATCTCATAATCAGGCAAATTTCTGTCGCTGGCGGTTTGGTAAATCAGGCGGCCTTTGATATACTGTCGCCCCGTCCTGGCGCTTAATTCCAAGCGCTGAATTCTTACTCTTTTTCTCAGGTTCAGCATGACTACAAGGTATATCTTCGTAACCGGTGGTGTGGTTTCATCACTAGGCAAAGGCATTGCGGCAGCATCGTTAGCTGCAATATTGGAGGCACGGGGCCTCAATGTGACCATGATGAAGCTGGATCCTTATATCAACGTTGATCCTGGCACTATGAGCCCAATCCAGCACGGCGAAGTGTTTGTCACTGAAGACGGTGCCGAAACTGACCTGGATTTAGGGCACTATGAACGTTTCATCCGCACCAAGATGGGCCGTCGTAATAACTTCACTACCGGCCGCATATACGAAGAAGTGCTGCGCAAGGAACGCCGTGGTGATTATCTCGGAGCCACCATTCAGGTGATCCCGCACATCACTAACGCCATTAAGGAAAAAGTGTTGGAAGGCGGTGAAGGCCATGACGTTGCCATCGTGGAAATCGGTGGCACCGTAGGCGATATTGAGTCGTTGCCATTTCTTGAATCGATTCGTCAGTTAGGGGTTGAACTGGGCCGTGAGCGCAGCATGTTCATGCATCTGACCTTAGTGCCATTTATTGGCCCCGCTCAGGAAGTGAAAACCAAACCCACCCAACATTCCGTGAAAGAACTGCGTTCTATCGGGATTGCACCGGATATTCTGGTGTGTCGTGGTGACCGGGCTATTCCCGCCACTGAACGCGCCAAAATTTCACTGTTTTGTAATGTTGAAGAAAAAGCCGTTATCTCCTTGCGTGATGTCGACTCCATCTACAAAATTCCTGCCTTGCTGCGTTCACAGGGCTTGGATGAGTTAGTGGTGAAACGTTTCGGCTTGCAATGCCCAGAAGCCGATCTGTCTGAATGGGAAAATGTGATTTACCAGGAAGCCAATCCCAATGGTGAAGTCACTATCGGCATGGTGGGTAAATATACCGAACTGCCAGATGCCTATAAGTCAGTTAACGAAGCCTTGAAGCATGCGGGCATCAAAACGCGTGTTTCAGTGCACATTAAGTATATCGATTCACAGACCGTCGAAGCCAAAGGCGTAGAAGTGCTTGAAGGGCTTGATGGTATTCTGGTGCCTGGTGGTTTTGGTTCCCGTGGTATCGAAGGCAAGGTGATGGCTGCCCAGTATGCCCGTGAACATAAACTGCCGTATTTCGGTATTTGTCTGGGCATGCAGGTAGCCTTGATTGAATTTGCCCGTCATGTAGCTGGTATGGAAGGCGCGCATTCTACCGAGTTTGATCCTAAAACGCCTTACCCTGTGGTGGGGTTGATCACTGAGTGGATTGATGAAGAAGGGCACGTAGAGCACCGCGATGAAGCCTCAGATCTTGGCGGTACCATGCGTTTAGGGGCTCAGTTGTGTCATCTGATCCCTGGCACCAAAGCCGCTGCTGCCTACGGTAGCGATACGTGTGTTGAGCGCCATCGTCATCGTTACGAAGTAAACAACACCTTTGTGCCTAGACTGGAGCAAGCTGGACTGGTGTTCAGTGGCCTGTCCTCTGATCGCAAGTTGGTCGAGATGATTGAATTACCCGATCATCCTTGGTTTGTTGCGGGCCAGTTCCACCCGGAATTTACCTCTACGCCGCGTGATGGACACCCATTGTTTGAGGGATTTGTGGCCGCCGCCAGTGTCTACCAAAAAAGCAAATTAGGCTAAAACAGCAAGCCGGTGCATTCACTTTTGCACCGGCTTTTTTATTCCCGCGATGGTTCATCAAACCTCTGATAATGTCGTATGATGGGACATCGTTGCATGAGCGAGAGCCCTATACCCATATTCTGGGCGCTATATGGGTATGGGTTTTTCTTTTATTTTATCTTTGAACTGAGGACATTATGGCTAAGATCGTTAAAGTCATTGGCCGCGAAATCATGGATTCGCGTGGCAACCCCACTGTAGAAGCGGAAGTGCATCTGGAAGGTGGATTTATTGGCATGGCAGCAGCGCCATCTGGGGCATCTACAGGCAGCCGTGAAGCGCTGGAACTGCGAGATGGTGACAAAAGCCGCTACCTAGGTAAAGGGGTATTGCAAGCGGTGGCCAACATCAATGGCCCTATCAGCAACGCCTTGCTGGGGAAAGATGCAACGGCTCAGGCTGAACTTGATGGCATCATGATTGCGCTTGATGGTACCGATAACAAAGATAAACTCGGTGCCAATGCAATTCTGGCGGTCTCGCTAGCGGCGGCTAAGGCGGCAGCGGCATTTAAAGGTATTCCTTTGTATGCCCATATTGCTGAACTGAATGGCACTCCTGGCAAGTACAGTATGCCAGTGCCAATGATGAATATTCTCAACGGCGGCGAACATGCT from Shewanella dokdonensis includes:
- the mazG gene encoding nucleoside triphosphate pyrophosphohydrolase, whose product is MSKPDIERLLDIMAQLRDPQRGCPWDKTQTFTSIIPFTLEEAYEVADAIEREDWQELPSELGDLLFQIVFYAQLGKEQQQFDFSTVVERICDKLLHRHPHVFANAAIEDLHENWENLKAGERQARQLDSILDDIPNALPALTRAAKIQKRVARVGFDWGELPPVVDKVREELDEVLEEALLSPQNPARLQEEMGDLLFATVNLARHLGVNPEEALRQANHKFERRFRGVEQCVQTSGKSFKEHSLTSLDQFWEQVKQQERR
- a CDS encoding CTP synthase, which translates into the protein MTTRYIFVTGGVVSSLGKGIAAASLAAILEARGLNVTMMKLDPYINVDPGTMSPIQHGEVFVTEDGAETDLDLGHYERFIRTKMGRRNNFTTGRIYEEVLRKERRGDYLGATIQVIPHITNAIKEKVLEGGEGHDVAIVEIGGTVGDIESLPFLESIRQLGVELGRERSMFMHLTLVPFIGPAQEVKTKPTQHSVKELRSIGIAPDILVCRGDRAIPATERAKISLFCNVEEKAVISLRDVDSIYKIPALLRSQGLDELVVKRFGLQCPEADLSEWENVIYQEANPNGEVTIGMVGKYTELPDAYKSVNEALKHAGIKTRVSVHIKYIDSQTVEAKGVEVLEGLDGILVPGGFGSRGIEGKVMAAQYAREHKLPYFGICLGMQVALIEFARHVAGMEGAHSTEFDPKTPYPVVGLITEWIDEEGHVEHRDEASDLGGTMRLGAQLCHLIPGTKAAAAYGSDTCVERHRHRYEVNNTFVPRLEQAGLVFSGLSSDRKLVEMIELPDHPWFVAGQFHPEFTSTPRDGHPLFEGFVAAASVYQKSKLG
- the relA gene encoding GTP diphosphokinase; the protein is MVSVREAHFQDPDFTLDDWVKRHVAQPEDAQKLLVLFQQVESLPLGKCRIPLTELQAKSRELIEILAPLNMDIDTLLASVLFVYFEAGLLNDVYLQEQCSTGLAALVRSVKTMDAIGYLQLNHDSRTAESQIDNIRKMLLAMVEDVRAVVIKLAERVYLLRQVKGADEETRVLLAREIADIYAPLANRLGIGQLKWELEDLSFRYLHPDTYKEIARQLDGKRLDREVYIDNFVAQLQQKLDTEQIRAKVYGRPKHIYSIWRKMRGKHLKFDELFDVRAVRVVTERLQDCYGALGVVHTLWHHIPREFDDYIANPKPNGYQSIHTVVVGPEGKTVEIQIRTQQMHEDAELGVAAHWKYKEGTAGKQTGYEEKINWLRKILQWQEDVAESGNLVEEIRSQVFEDRVYVFTPTGEVVDLPGGSTVLDFAYYIHSQIGHRCIGAKVDGRIVPFTYQVQTGERVEIITSKTPNPKRDWLNPNLGYIKTSRARSKILHWLKQQDRDKNLAAGREMLEAELARIGLAIKDATVAVERFNLGNMEDLLAAIGGGDVRLNQVVNYIQGQFRQEVPSAEDAIEDLVKKGGQKVTAGGKDRIEVNGVGNLMSHLARCCQPVPGDEIFGFITKGRGISVHRADCEQVKELMRAHPERVVDVVWGENYSGGYKVRLRVLANDRTGLLRDLTSVLAAEKSNVLAMNTSSDVKTQTATIELEMELYNVEGLSRVISKLNLVDGVLEARRL